TTGATTTTTGACTTCAAATCTACAGTCAATTCACACCAAATCACTCTTTTTCACTATGGGAACTACAACGGGTTTAAAATAAAAGAGAGAGAAAACatatctcttttctttcttttttttattgcagCAACTTTGTTAATACATTTGCATGCATTcagttttcttcttttcttttcttgtttgatCTTCTTCAAAATAGATTCGTGTTATATTAATTCAATGATAATGATAACTTGGGAAATGTTTGAAAGCGTTCTATATAAATCAGCCCCACACAGGCAAGCAGGCGGGAAATTAACAGCCCGCCCTTTACGCAGGATCCGTTTTTGGATCCCTAATTTGCATACGAGTCGACATAAATACGACCGCGCGGCAACTTCCGCAATCACTCTAGTGCGTAAACATGTCTCCCAAAGCAAGTGGTAAAGGTGCGAAGAAAGCAGGAAAGGCTCGGGGTCGCCCAGCCGGGGTTGCTGGTAAAAGACGTAGGCGCAGAAAGGAAAGCTACGGTATCTACATCTACAAGGTGTTGAAGCAGGTTCATCCAGACACTGGTATATCAAGCCGTGCCATGAGCATCATGAACAGTTTCGTCAACGACATCTTCGATCGCATCGCCGGGGAAGCTTCTCGCCTAGCTAATTACAACAAGAAGTCCACGATCAGCAGCCGAGAGGTACAGACTGCTGTCCGTCTTCTTCTACCTGGAGAGCTGGCCAAACACGCTGTCAGCGAAGGCACAAAGGCTGTCACCAAATATACAACGTCCTAGTAAATGTGCTTTGCataaaaacaaacggctcttttcagagccaccacaagtTCCAAAAAGAGATATGATTATTGTGTTGTAAATTTGTTAAGAATTTCATTGCTTCAAATTCAATAAaactatataaaatattaaataaaactaTATAAAATCAGTAGACCAATACGAATATATTAATGTTATAGATATTGTATAACGTTTAATCACTGGAAGATGAATAGAGTGAACTATATGAAAGAATTAAGTGCACATCGACACAAAATCTGACATTAAGATGGGTATGAAACACATCAGTTTGGGTAGGTGCTGTTTTTTTACCAATTGTTATTATCTCTTCAGTTCGCGATAATTACTAGTCGTGTTAGTAAGTGTTAATATCATTCAATGTAGAGCATTTAAAAGTGCGTACTATTATAAGACGCAAGTAAGTCCAACAACAAGCCAAACCAAatgtcataatttaatttatCTGCGACGATTGTTATCATTAGCATTACTTGTATTACTGTTAGTATTATTTCTCGTTTCGTTAATAATTCAGTGGACATTTTACGAAGACACACTTGACAACGGAAGTTCATTCTGTTCTTGATCAGCAAACAAGCACAAACAACCGATAACAATGTCTGGCCGTGGTAAAGGAGGAAAGAGACTTGGAAAAGGTGGCGCCAAACGTCATCGCAAGGTCTTGCGTGATAACATCCAGGGTATCACCAAACCAGCTATCCGCCGTCTGGCCCGTCGTGGTGGTTTGAAACGTATCTCCGGTCTTATCTATGAAGAGACCCGTGGTGTGTTGAAGGTCTTCCTCGAGAATGTCATCCGTGATGCAGTTACATATTGCGAGCATGCCAAGAGAAAGACGGTCACAGCAATGGACGTCGTCTACGCTCTGAAACGCCAAGGGCGTACCTTGTACGGATTCGGCGGTTAAAATACTGCAGCttctttttttggcttagtgtatttagAAGGGCAACGATTTGATGAATCCAACTGTATGTAACATCAAGTTTATGAGAATATATTCATTATTAGGACCCACATTTATTTggacaacaaaatatttttgctgaaccatataAAATGGTATCAGCATATTATAAGTGTATCTTTCTTACTTTTTACTTATTATAACTAAATTCTTTCATTTTGGATGTAATTATATCCACTTTTTTGTGTGGCAAataatgattttgaatttccaaatcattatccaaatagatacaatgttttaggacagacttgttgcagtctaaaatgtttttttattgttattatcagtattataacatggtagacttggaacacaTCTTTAATTAGCATACGGGCGTATCACACCAAACTAAATTAATTTTtatctcagaaaaaaaaaaaaaaaaaacttggatggcttaaagtaagcattaaaatgagcagaaatttgcataattttggctaaatttgaatTGGTTATGATAAGTAATAGTAAATCCTGCAAGTACATCACTGATGGGAGATCGAGattgttttaatgattttaagcagcattTTCTATAGAAAAACACTGGCATCACTTTCAAGCCGATTTGGTGATCTGCGCCCTTATAGTGCCaattatagttttcagcagaggacctcagcggtctgccaattcggcgcagtttatggcgtatacgcAAGTGTGCTTCTGAATGGCTAATTGaaacacgtcatcatcacatctgcacctcattcgctggtcaagctgtagATCTATGATACATCGGTatgcataatttgcataaaagcaATGACATTGAAaaaatttgtccttgtactatacaGACCACATTCTTCATCACagacttaaggtccgttcatactaccaccgcatttgcgatgcattgctttgcgatgcggtgcgttgtcgcactacATCgtaaactactgcattgcgatatcgcaattaagttaaatacattttaacttggaaatgcgacgagttgcgttgagttgcggcaaaaagtactCGATAAATCggtatcgcaaagcaacgcatcgcatcgcatatgcggtggtagtatgaacggatctttatattcacatagccatattaACAGGTACAGGTACCTGTACAGAGACTCCGACCCCGGGCCCCGGGCCCCGGCCCCAACACACCCCCactcccacccacacacacaatgACAACAATGTTCTTCaaaaaacaactgtattttatcaaGGTAATTAAAGACCCCAGTCCTCCCATACGGtaacctataaccctaaaccctagtATAGTGTGTAAAAAAGGTCATGTGGTAGGGCTAACATAGGAAGGGAGTTGCTTCGTCGGGATTTTAATATGAAGACCTGAGTTTAAAAAAACCGTAAGTCAACTTGgctcctcaacatgtatacactaaagttgtttcgtatagtttggtaatgttttatacatgttcaggggtcaaAACAAACCTTTCACAACCTTCacaatgtattaaacattataaaaccctaagaaattatacgtaactttagtgtatacatgttgagggccaGATGGACTTACGGTCTACTTGTGCTCAGGTCTTCTTATGTTTCGATGATTCGCGACGTACGGTGTTTCGCATTGAACGTTTATCCGATTTAAATTTTATCTTTAAATGTCAAGGCTAGAAACATTGCACTTCTCACCTCCCACCCCACCTAGGACACTAATTCAACCCATAACAATTTTCTAGGATTATTACACACGTCTTATAGAAAATGTCATACCCTTTTCAGTGCCTTTTTCTTAATATCTTATCTCTAACAATTCGCTATGGGGACAGAGCGTGCACAATGTTTAATGAAAAATTGATATGCGATCAGTTTGACCTATTTTCAGAAATAGCGACCGTTATCAGTACGGCTAGGTGTTTGTCAGTGCAGATTATATCGGAAACTTGCTGACCAGTATGTACCTTCTAAATGTCCACATAATCATTTTCAGTGAATCATATGAAGTGTTCTAGGGCTAGAGGGTCTTTACCAAACTTAAAGCCAAACGTTTCCACTTTACATAAATTTGTTTAATGATTGTTCGCAGCCATTTTTGTCACGTAAACAActacaaaaaaataaacaaacaaaaacaaaaccaaaacaagaACAATCGCTGCTAATTCTTAATCAATCTTAATCATTCCGACTTGTTTGCAAGCAGATGTGGTATCAGATTGCAGCTTAAAATGATTTCATTGTCTTTACTTTCAATTAATTTAGTTCAAAGCAAGAACAACTCAAACTAGTATTAAGGACTTCTATTATGTCGGTTTTTATAAGGACAATATCAGAATTTCATAAAGGCGCTGGAACTGACAATAGCGATATTAACACAGAatagcaacactgactgctaatatgcaattatcaatgtgaggctttgaaattagcgcaattatgataagaatttgttgaaattagcgcaattatcaaccatcttttgaaattagcgcaattatgaattaaacgttgcaattatgaaactttcaaaatgctccatgaaaatagcgcaattatgataataacttttccaaattagcgcaattatcaaccccattttgaaattagcgcaattttgaactaaacattgcaattatgaatctttcacaatgctcaatgaaaatagcgcaattatgacaataacttgttgaaattagcgcaattatcaactgcattttgaaattagcgcaattatgaactcaacgttgcaattatgatgaaaatagtgcaattatgataataacttgttcaaattagcgcaattatcaaccccattttgaaattagcgcaattatgaagtcaacattgcaattatgaaactttcacaaaatgcaagtgataattgcgctattccgctattttcatcaaaattgcgcaattttgcgctaaattgcgcaattttcagattttcactttacctcttcattgaagtgataattgcgctattccgctattttcaaccaAATTACGCAATtgtgcgctaaattgcgcaattttcagatgTTCACTCGCAATTTTGAACTAAACATTGCAATTATGAATCTTTCACAATGCtcaatgaaaatagcgcaattatgacaataacttgttgaaattagcgcaattatttGCGcaaaa
Above is a genomic segment from Amphiura filiformis chromosome 10, Afil_fr2py, whole genome shotgun sequence containing:
- the LOC140163332 gene encoding late histone H2B.2.1-like; its protein translation is MSPKASGKGAKKAGKARGRPAGVAGKRRRRRKESYGIYIYKVLKQVHPDTGISSRAMSIMNSFVNDIFDRIAGEASRLANYNKKSTISSREVQTAVRLLLPGELAKHAVSEGTKAVTKYTTS
- the LOC140162095 gene encoding histone H4-like; translation: MSGRGKGGKRLGKGGAKRHRKVLRDNIQGITKPAIRRLARRGGLKRISGLIYEETRGVLKVFLENVIRDAVTYCEHAKRKTVTAMDVVYALKRQGRTLYGFGG